In Equus przewalskii isolate Varuska chromosome 6, EquPr2, whole genome shotgun sequence, one DNA window encodes the following:
- the TRIM21 gene encoding E3 ubiquitin-protein ligase TRIM21 isoform X2 yields the protein MASAMPLEMMWEEVTCPICLDPTVEPMSIECGHSFCHECISEVGKNVGSICPVCRHKFMLRNLRPNRQLANMVDSLRKISQGAKEGTQGERCEVHGERLHLYCEEDGKVLCLVCSQSRKHRDHSTVPIEEAAQEYQRKVEMHKLRIHAEFMQQKNFLAEEEQRQLQKLEKDEREQLRVLGETEAKLAQQSQALQELISELERRSRGSALELLQEVKSVLERSESWDLKKLDIASPELRTVCCVPGLKRMLRSYGVHITLDSHTANPWLVLSKDRRNVRLGNTQEKVPENEERFDTYPMVLGAQHFHSGKFYWEVDVTGKEAWDLGVCRDSVQRKGHFVLSPENGFWAIWLWNKQKYEAGTYPQTPLHLQVPPCQVGIFLDCEAATVSFYNITDHGSLIYTFSECAFTGSLRPFFNPGFNDGGKNAAPLTLCPLRLDW from the exons ATGGCCTCTGCAATGCCTTTGGAAATGATGTGGGAGGAGGTCACGTGCCCTATCTGCCTGGATCCCACAGTGGAGCCTATGAGCATTGAATGTGGCCACAGCTTCTGCCACGAATGCATCTCTGAGGTCGGGAAAAATGTGGGCAGCATCTGTCCTGTGTGCCGGCACAAATTCATGCTCAGGAACCTCCGGCCCAATCGGCAGCTAGCCAACATGGTGGACAGCCTTAGAAAAATCAGCCAGGGTGCCAAGGAGGGCACACAGGGGGAGAGGTGTGAGGTGCATGGGGAGAGACTTCACCTATACtgtgaggaagatgggaaggTCCTTTGCTTGGTGTGTTCCCAGTCCCGGAAACACCGTGACCACTCCACGGTTCCTATTGAGGAGGCTGCTCAGGAGTACCAG AGGAAGGTTGAGATGCACAAACTGAGGATTCACGCAGAGTTTATGCAGCAGAAAAACTTCCTGGCTGAAGAGGAACAGAGGCAATTGCAGAAACTGGAGAAGGATGAGAGGGAACAGCTGAGAGTCCTTGGGGAGACGGAGGCCAAGCTGGCCCAGCAGAGCCAGGCCTTGCAGGAGCTGATCTCGGAGCTGGAGAGGAGGAGTCGGGGCTCAGCACTGGAGCTGCTGCAG gAAGTGAAAAGTGTCCTGGAAAG GAGTGAGTCCTGGGACCTGAAAAAGCTGGACATTGCCTCCCCAGAACTGAGGACTGTGTGCTGCGTGCCAGGGCTGAAGAGGATGCTGAGGTCGTATGGAG TACACATCACTCTGGACTCACACACAGCCAATCCGTGGCTCGTCCTTTCAAAGGATCGGAGAAACGTGAGGCTTGGAAACACCCAGGAGAAAGTGCCTGAAAATGAGGAGAGATTTGATACTTATCCCATGGTCCTGGGTGCCCAGCACTTCCACTCTGGAAAATTTTACTGGGAGGTAGATGTGACGGGAAAGGAGGCCTGGGACCTGGGGGTTTGTAGAGACTCTGTGCAGAGGAAGGGGCACTTTGTGCTTAGCCCAGAGAATGGTTTCTGGGCAATTTGGCTatggaacaaacaaaaatatgaggCTGGCACCTACCCCCAGACTCCCCTCCACCTTCAGGTGCCTCCATGCCAAGTTGGGATCTTCCTGGACTGTGAGGCCGCCACTGTCTCCTTCTACAACATTACTGACCATGGCTCCCTCATCTACACCTTCTCTGAATGTGCCTTCACTGGATCTCTGCGGCCCTTCTTTAATCCTGGTTTCAACGATGGAGGAAAAAATGCAGCCCCTCTAACCCTCTGTCCACTAAGGTTGGATTGGTAG
- the TRIM21 gene encoding E3 ubiquitin-protein ligase TRIM21 isoform X1: MASAMPLEMMWEEVTCPICLDPTVEPMSIECGHSFCHECISEVGKNVGSICPVCRHKFMLRNLRPNRQLANMVDSLRKISQGAKEGTQGERCEVHGERLHLYCEEDGKVLCLVCSQSRKHRDHSTVPIEEAAQEYQEKLQLALGKLRTKQELAEKLEVDVATKRADWKRKVEMHKLRIHAEFMQQKNFLAEEEQRQLQKLEKDEREQLRVLGETEAKLAQQSQALQELISELERRSRGSALELLQEVKSVLERSESWDLKKLDIASPELRTVCCVPGLKRMLRSYGVHITLDSHTANPWLVLSKDRRNVRLGNTQEKVPENEERFDTYPMVLGAQHFHSGKFYWEVDVTGKEAWDLGVCRDSVQRKGHFVLSPENGFWAIWLWNKQKYEAGTYPQTPLHLQVPPCQVGIFLDCEAATVSFYNITDHGSLIYTFSECAFTGSLRPFFNPGFNDGGKNAAPLTLCPLRLDW; encoded by the exons ATGGCCTCTGCAATGCCTTTGGAAATGATGTGGGAGGAGGTCACGTGCCCTATCTGCCTGGATCCCACAGTGGAGCCTATGAGCATTGAATGTGGCCACAGCTTCTGCCACGAATGCATCTCTGAGGTCGGGAAAAATGTGGGCAGCATCTGTCCTGTGTGCCGGCACAAATTCATGCTCAGGAACCTCCGGCCCAATCGGCAGCTAGCCAACATGGTGGACAGCCTTAGAAAAATCAGCCAGGGTGCCAAGGAGGGCACACAGGGGGAGAGGTGTGAGGTGCATGGGGAGAGACTTCACCTATACtgtgaggaagatgggaaggTCCTTTGCTTGGTGTGTTCCCAGTCCCGGAAACACCGTGACCACTCCACGGTTCCTATTGAGGAGGCTGCTCAGGAGTACCAG GAGAAGCTCCAGCTGGCATTAGGAAAACTGAGAACAAAGCAGGAGTTGGCTGAGAAGTTAGAAGTGGATGTTGCAACAAAGAGAGCAGATTGGAAG AGGAAGGTTGAGATGCACAAACTGAGGATTCACGCAGAGTTTATGCAGCAGAAAAACTTCCTGGCTGAAGAGGAACAGAGGCAATTGCAGAAACTGGAGAAGGATGAGAGGGAACAGCTGAGAGTCCTTGGGGAGACGGAGGCCAAGCTGGCCCAGCAGAGCCAGGCCTTGCAGGAGCTGATCTCGGAGCTGGAGAGGAGGAGTCGGGGCTCAGCACTGGAGCTGCTGCAG gAAGTGAAAAGTGTCCTGGAAAG GAGTGAGTCCTGGGACCTGAAAAAGCTGGACATTGCCTCCCCAGAACTGAGGACTGTGTGCTGCGTGCCAGGGCTGAAGAGGATGCTGAGGTCGTATGGAG TACACATCACTCTGGACTCACACACAGCCAATCCGTGGCTCGTCCTTTCAAAGGATCGGAGAAACGTGAGGCTTGGAAACACCCAGGAGAAAGTGCCTGAAAATGAGGAGAGATTTGATACTTATCCCATGGTCCTGGGTGCCCAGCACTTCCACTCTGGAAAATTTTACTGGGAGGTAGATGTGACGGGAAAGGAGGCCTGGGACCTGGGGGTTTGTAGAGACTCTGTGCAGAGGAAGGGGCACTTTGTGCTTAGCCCAGAGAATGGTTTCTGGGCAATTTGGCTatggaacaaacaaaaatatgaggCTGGCACCTACCCCCAGACTCCCCTCCACCTTCAGGTGCCTCCATGCCAAGTTGGGATCTTCCTGGACTGTGAGGCCGCCACTGTCTCCTTCTACAACATTACTGACCATGGCTCCCTCATCTACACCTTCTCTGAATGTGCCTTCACTGGATCTCTGCGGCCCTTCTTTAATCCTGGTTTCAACGATGGAGGAAAAAATGCAGCCCCTCTAACCCTCTGTCCACTAAGGTTGGATTGGTAG
- the LOC103553757 gene encoding olfactory receptor 51G2-like: MFSCNTSTSGCPTFLLTGFPGLEAFHHWVSIPINLICTVSLLGNGIILFLICTDPTLHEPMYIFLSMLAASDLGLCASTFPTMVWLFWLGTRELPFDLCAAQMFFIHAFTYVESGVLLAMAFDRCVAIRDPLHYATILTHSATAKVGGAILVRAVLLNLPGPLLLRRLLFPQVSVLSHCYCLHCDLVGLACSDTQINSLVGLVSILLSLGLDSSLILLSYALILWTVLSIASPGERLKALNTCVSHLCIVLIFYLPKLGLSVLHRVEKHSYPALAVLMANLHFLVPPFMNPIVYCIKSKQIRQGILKWFQQKRVDTS, encoded by the coding sequence ATGTTCTCCTGCAACACCAGCACTTCTGGTTGTCCTACCTTCCTCCTCACTGGCTTTCCAGGCCTGGAAGCCTTTCATCATTGGGTTTCCATCCCCATCAACCTCATCTGTACGGTTTCTCTCCTGGGTAACGGTATCATCCTCTTCCTGATCTGCACAGATCCAACCTTACACGAACCCATGTACATCTTCTTGTCCATGTTGGCAGCCTCTGATCTGGGCCTCTGTGCCTCTACCTTCCCCACCATGGTGTGGCTCTTTTGGCTGGGTACTCGAGAGCTGCCCTTCGATCTCTGTGCAGCACAGATGTTCTTCATCCATGCCTTCACCTATGTGGAGTCAGGGGTGCTGCTAGCCATGGCCTTTGATCGCTGTGTTGCCATCCGGGACCCTCTGCACTACGCCACAATTCTCACCCACTCAGCCACGGCCAAAGTGGGAGGTGCCATCCTGGTCAGGGCTGTCCTGCTCAACCTCCCGGGACCCCTCCTCCTGCGGCGTCTGCTCTTTCCTCAGGTCAGTGTACTCTCTCACTGTTACTGCCTGCACTGTGACCTTGTGGGATTGGCCTGCTCAGACACCCAGATCAATAGCTTGGTTGGCCTGgtctccatcctcctctccctgggcctgGACTCATCCCTCATCCTGCTCTCATATGCCCTGATCCTATGGACTGTGCTGAGCATTGCGTCACCTGGGGAACGGCTCAAGGCACTCAACACGTGTGTCTCACACCTCTGCATTGTTCTCATCTTTTATTTGCCCAAACTGGGGCTGTCTGTGTTGCACCGTGTAGAGAAGCACAGCTACCCTGCTCTGGCAGTGCTTATGGCCAACCTGCACTTCTTGGTCCCACCTTTCATGAACCCCATTGTCTACTGCATCAAGTCTAAGCAGATCCGTCAGGGTATCCTAAAGTGGTTCCAACAGAAAAGGGTTGATACCTCCTAG